A segment of the Paracoccus sp. SCSIO 75233 genome:
TGGGCGACATATTCGGGATCCTTGTCCGCCACGAAGCTGAAGAAGCTGCGGATGGCGGCAAGCCGGCAGTTGCGCGTGCCGATCGTGCCCTTGCGACCATGTTCAGCATGATTGAGGAACGCGCGGACCTCGCCGGCGGAGACGTCGGCCAGGGTGATCCTTGCGACACCACGGTCGTTTCGCTCCGCGACGAACCGAAGCAACAGCCGCCAGGTGTCCCGATAGGACTTGATGGTGTGGATCGAGGCGCTGCGCTGTTCCGCCAGCCATTCCTGGAAGAAGGCCCGCAATAGTTCGGGGAAGGGATTTGCGGCTTTCATCACAGCGCCTCCCCGTTGAGGCAGGGGGCACCGACGACGCGGAACCGCTCGCTGGCTTCCTGCAGCAGATCCTGCGTGACGGTGATGTAGACCAGCGTCGAGTTGATGTCCCGGTGACCCAGATAGGTCGAGAGGAAGTGCAGCCGGTCCTGCGGGTTGATGCCGGCTTGGTACCATTGGAGGATCCGGTTTACGACCATCGAGTGCCGCAGGTCATGCACACGCGGCCCTGTCCGTCCGGAAAGCGGTTTGAACCCGCCGCGGCGCATGACGTTGGTGATCATCGTTGTGACCACCACCGGGGCGTAACGATCCTTGAAGTGATCCTGCCAGAACAGCCCCGACTGCGGGTCCTGTGGGGCACCAGCGCGCCGCCGCGCATCGAGATAGGCGCGCAGTTCAACCATGACGCTGCCCGATAACGGCAAGATCCTGGTCTTGTAGAACTTCGTTTCCCGGATCGTGATCGTGCCGGATCGAAGGTCGGCGTCGCCCAGATCGAGCCACGCAATCTCACTACGTCGCAGCCCGGCGCAATAGGCCAGCAAGATCATCGTGTAGAGGGTTAGCGGCCGCAGCGGGGCATGCGGCGACGGATAGCATCGGGCAACTTCGAGCATGAGCCGGATGTCAGCCGGGCTGAAGATATGCGGACGCCGGTGCTCCCGCGCCACCTCCCGCTCCGGTCGCGGGTTGAAGCGTTTCGGCGGGATGTTCGGAT
Coding sequences within it:
- a CDS encoding tyrosine-type recombinase/integrase, encoding MSAWHDPDRTIIDAFLEKSQFRPGSRPTYRWFLRSFEDVALRHPAVDRQMIEDWLGEMAPRWKLSTLLNQVCIVDRFLDYLVQNELIASNPVAELRRQHNIKQNKPIWRALASSNPDEALAGLYRPAPYGSVLGDFMRDHVALMRNRGYQYETQAHWLLRFDRFLQAHPELAGEPLETMLTHWAAAKPTRNHAAECQKLGRILTKARQRLDPNIPPKRFNPRPEREVAREHRRPHIFSPADIRLMLEVARCYPSPHAPLRPLTLYTMILLAYCAGLRRSEIAWLDLGDADLRSGTITIRETKFYKTRILPLSGSVMVELRAYLDARRRAGAPQDPQSGLFWQDHFKDRYAPVVVTTMITNVMRRGGFKPLSGRTGPRVHDLRHSMVVNRILQWYQAGINPQDRLHFLSTYLGHRDINSTLVYITVTQDLLQEASERFRVVGAPCLNGEAL